A DNA window from Arachis duranensis cultivar V14167 chromosome 3, aradu.V14167.gnm2.J7QH, whole genome shotgun sequence contains the following coding sequences:
- the LOC107479541 gene encoding putative flavin-containing monooxygenase 2 produces MEKRVAIIGAGTSGLLACKYTLEKGFNPIVFEAEEGVRGLWRHTIEFTKLQTTISTYQFSDFLWHSVAKEESPNSQQVLHYLNSYVQRFSLFPYIKFNTKVMEVEYVGESSEEMETWELWGGNGRPFFSKGTWHIAVQDTKTFSIEFAAGPEGLVGADGR; encoded by the exons ATGGAAAAGAGAGTGGCAATCATTGGGGCAGGAACGAGTGGCCTTCTTGCCTGCAAATACACTCTTGAAAAAGGGTTTAATCCAATTGTCTTTGAAGCTGAGGAAGGTGTTAGAGGCCTATGGAGGCATACCATAGAGTTTACAAAGCTTCAAACCACCATTTCAACCTACCAATTCTCTGATTTTCTATGGCATTCTGTTGCGAAAGAAGAAAGCCCAAATAGCCAGCAAGTGTTACATTATCTTAACTCTTATGTTCAACgtttttctctctttccttACATTAAGTTCAACACAAAGGTCATGGAGGTAGAGTATGTAGGAGAGTCTAGTGAAGAAATGGAGACATGGGAATTATGGGGTGGTAATGGTAGGCCCTTTTTCTCTAAGGGAACATGGCATATTGCAGTCCAAGATACCAAGACCTTCTCCATAGAG TTTGCAGCTGGCCCAGAGGGACTGGTGGGAGCTGACGGGAGGTGA